From Chryseobacterium camelliae:
GTGCAAACCGCCTTGGAAACATGGGATGCAAAGGAGTAAGATCATCCGGGAAACCAAAATGGCAGATGTCCCAGATCACCTGTATGCCTGCTTCACCAGAATACATGATCATTGTATCCACCTCCGTCCAGTCATACTGATACGGGTGTTTTTCCACATGGCTCCAGCGGATGCCTTCACGCACTGTCCGGATATCGAACACCCTTAGCCGCTCATAATCCTCTTTAAGAAATGCATTGTGGCCGGTAAGTTTAATCATATCGATTCTTTCTCCGAAGGCATTTTGATGGTCGGCACACTCAAATCCTCCCATAAGGAAAGATTTGAATGGATTACCACCATAAGTGAAATCATTGCTGTAGGCCATCTAAATCTTCTTTTATGATCTTTCTGAATAAAGCCAGTGACTGAGCAACCACCTGGTCCATATTATAATACTTGTATGTTCCCAGGCGTCCTGTAAAATAAACATCTTTTTCTTCTTCTGCCAGTTTTCTGTACTGATTGTATACTTCCTGATTTTCCTTTCTCGGAATAGGGTAGTAGGGATCGCCTTCAGCAGTAGGGTACTCATAGACGATTGCGGTTTTATGATGGGTCTGTCCTGTAAGATGTTTGAATTCTGTAATTCTGGTATAGAGGTTAGACGTAGGATAATTGACCGTTCCGGTCGGCTGGTAATTTTCCCGGTCTAGTGTTTCAAAACGGAAATTAATGGATCTATAGGGGAGTTTTCCGAACCGGTAGTCAAAAAATGCGTCAACTGGACCGGTATAGATTAATTTTTTATGGGGAATTATTTCCGTAATATCCCTGTAATCTGTATTTAGCATAACATGAATACTCTTGTGCGTGAGCATTTTCTTGAACATTTCTGTATATCCGTTTGTTGGCATGGCCTGATAGGTATCTGTGAAATAACGGTCATCGCTGTTGGTGCGGGTAGGAACTCTTGCCGTTACCGAAGCATCCAGTTCCGAAGGATCCAGGTCCCATTGCTTTCTGGTATACCCTCTGAAGAATTTTTCGTAGAGCTCTTTACCTACAGCATTCAATACAACATCTTCCGAAGTTAATACAGGTCTTCTTTCTTCGGCTTTAGATGCAAGGAAATCTTTAACCTCGTCAGATGTCAGGCTTCTTCCGTAAAGTTTGTTTATGGTAGTTAAGTTAATAGGAATGGGAACCAGTTGTCCGTCTACACTTCCCAGGACCCTGTGTTCGTAAGGCCGCCATTCTGTAAAAAGGCTTAGGTATTTAAATACTTCCTCCGAATTGGTATGAAAAATATGGGGACCGTATTTATGGATCAGGATTCCGTCTTTGTTATAATAATCATACGCGTTACCCGCTATATGGTCACGCTTGTCAACAAGGAGTACTCTTTTTCCTGCATCGGCCAGTCGTTCTGCCAGTACGGCACCTGCGAATCCGCAGCCTACAATGAGAAAATCATACATTCGCTACGGGGATTTTAAGGTTATTAATCAGTTTATTCATTTTATCAAAGGTATGGTCCCAGGAATTGTCAGAAAGGAATTCGTCTACCTGCATCAGCCACTCTTCACGAGATTTTTTATTCAGTTCATTTTCTGCATGCTGGATAAATGTATTGGCATCATCAGCGATATATACCAGATCGGCATCTCCGTAAGGATTAACTACATCTTTTATGCGTGTGGAAATAACCGGAAGGCCTGCGGCCAGATACTCTGGAGTTTTTGTCGGACTGATGAATTCGGTAGATTCATTAAGCGCAAACAGAACCAGTGCAATATCCCAGTGACTGATGTATACAGGGAGTTCATCATATTTTTTAGAACCCAGATAGTGGATGTTTTCTGCCTTTGGAAGATCATTAATATCTATTTTCACTACCGGTCCGATGATCACAAATTGCCATTCGGGTCTTTTGGCTGAAACCTCTTTCAGGAGCTCGATGTCAAACCTTTCATCAATAACCCCGTAAAACCCGAATCTCGGATGTGGGATGTTTTTCTGGTCTTCCGGCTCTACTCTGTTGTAACGTGCAGCTTCGAAATGTTTTTTATCGATGCTGCTTGGAAACGGATGAATGTTGTGGTGTCTGTTTTTCTTGGCCTGATACAGCGTATGTCCTCCTGTAAATACGACATCCGCTTTTTTGAAAAGTTCATTTTCTAGCTCAATAAGCTGAGGCGGAGCAAAACGGAAAGCGGAAAGCTCGTCCATGGAATCATAAATAACAATATCCGGTTCCAGATGAGCGGTATATTCAAGAGCCATCGGAGTATAGTACCAGCAGGAGAAATGTCTGATGGATTGCTGCTTCAGGAAAAGATCGATCATATTCCTGAGCTTTAGGTTGCGCTCTTCACCTTCATGCGTTATAGTGAACTGAACAAGGGAAATCCCGTCCTGCGAACTTACCGTCAGTTCATCACACTCTCCAAAACGCGGTTCCTCGAAATAATAAATGTGATAGTTTCTGGCGAAACGGCTCAATAAATGTTGAGGCCGCTGATAGACAAAATTCCACGACAGGTGGCTGAAACATAATATATTTTGCATAAAGTGGTGGTGTTTGAGTCAATATCCTCTCCGGAATCATAAGATGACCTCTTGAGGAAACCGACATAATCAATATTAATTAATGTGTAAATAAGGCCTCAAAAGGTCTTAGCTGTAAGTAAAAGTACTTATAAATAAAAAAGACCGGATATGATTAGAGTCATATCCGGTATGGAGAATTCTGTTCATGAAATGTCCGGAATTTTTATCTTTTATCAAACATTTTCAGTACAATTTAACAAAATAGATTTTGATCAATAGATTGGGCCTGTAATTTAATGATGGTATCAGTAATAGATCTTCCTGTTGATTACCTTTACAATTCCCTGTTGCTCCAGT
This genomic window contains:
- the glf gene encoding UDP-galactopyranose mutase, whose translation is MYDFLIVGCGFAGAVLAERLADAGKRVLLVDKRDHIAGNAYDYYNKDGILIHKYGPHIFHTNSEEVFKYLSLFTEWRPYEHRVLGSVDGQLVPIPINLTTINKLYGRSLTSDEVKDFLASKAEERRPVLTSEDVVLNAVGKELYEKFFRGYTRKQWDLDPSELDASVTARVPTRTNSDDRYFTDTYQAMPTNGYTEMFKKMLTHKSIHVMLNTDYRDITEIIPHKKLIYTGPVDAFFDYRFGKLPYRSINFRFETLDRENYQPTGTVNYPTSNLYTRITEFKHLTGQTHHKTAIVYEYPTAEGDPYYPIPRKENQEVYNQYRKLAEEEKDVYFTGRLGTYKYYNMDQVVAQSLALFRKIIKEDLDGLQQ
- a CDS encoding glycosyltransferase; the protein is MQNILCFSHLSWNFVYQRPQHLLSRFARNYHIYYFEEPRFGECDELTVSSQDGISLVQFTITHEGEERNLKLRNMIDLFLKQQSIRHFSCWYYTPMALEYTAHLEPDIVIYDSMDELSAFRFAPPQLIELENELFKKADVVFTGGHTLYQAKKNRHHNIHPFPSSIDKKHFEAARYNRVEPEDQKNIPHPRFGFYGVIDERFDIELLKEVSAKRPEWQFVIIGPVVKIDINDLPKAENIHYLGSKKYDELPVYISHWDIALVLFALNESTEFISPTKTPEYLAAGLPVISTRIKDVVNPYGDADLVYIADDANTFIQHAENELNKKSREEWLMQVDEFLSDNSWDHTFDKMNKLINNLKIPVANV